In Helianthus annuus cultivar XRQ/B chromosome 3, HanXRQr2.0-SUNRISE, whole genome shotgun sequence, a single window of DNA contains:
- the LOC110931399 gene encoding uncharacterized protein LOC110931399 translates to MDPRSRDSFPRNEKLHLQSPNLSYSSPRGRLTPIFVRLKNNHKCGNDGGKRGKANPHILHQQDTQGPEEHYMPFEKFDLSLVFASRRLRRYFQAHKVILMTDQALQKVLRRPELSGRLAKWAVELGEHSLEYKARTATKGQILADFLAEVLEDEEKELLRWEALENEEREKEDEATWKLFTDGASSEEGSGAGITMISPEGVELTYAIRLDFENTNTAEYEAFLAGLRLAKKMKARNVEASTDSQLVVKQYQGEYEAKDNVMAQYVAKVKGTAKAFKTFKLEYIPRGGNRKSDNLSKLASVAFDHLAREVKVEVLTSPSFGTEEVVAIENAQETWMTPIVRFLKDGILPEGDWAARKVRVKALPYELIDGELYRRSYLGPSLNCVDSEEAKYVIREIHEGICGMHSGPRTVVAKATNAGFYWPRMYETASEEIKRCDNCQFHAFITHRHKHPMIPVSTSWPSRSGPLK, encoded by the coding sequence ATGGACCCTAGAAGCCGAGACAGCTTTCCAAGAAATGAAAAACTACATCTGCAATCTCCCAACCTTAGCTACTCCAGTCCCCGGGGAAGACTTACTCCTATATTTGTCCGCCTAAAAAACAACCATAAGTGCGGTAATGATGGTGGAAAGAGAGGGAAAGCAAATCCCCATATACTTCATCAGCAGGACACTCAAGGCCCGGAGGAACATTACATGCCCTTCGAGAAGTTTGATCTGTCTCTTGTATTCGCTTCCCGAAGGCTGagaaggtatttccaagcacataAAGTCATCTTAATGACGGACCAGGCACTTCAAAAGGTACTCAGGAGACCGGAGCTCTCAGGCCGATTGGCCAAATGGGCAGTTGAGTTAGGAGAACACTCCTTGGAATACAAGGCCAGAACTGCCACGAAGGGGCAAATACTGGCTGACTTCTTGGCAGAGGTCCTGGAGGACGAAGAAAAAGAGCTCCTGAGGTGGGAGGCCCTGGAGAATGAGGAAAGAGAAAAGGAGGATGAGGCAACATGGAAACTGTTCACAGACGGGGCCTCCAGCGAAGAAGGAAGTGGAGCGGGCATCACAATGATCAGCCCTGAAGGAGTTGAGCTAACTTATGCCATCAGACTGGACTTCGAAAATACCAACAcagctgaatatgaagccttttTGGCAGGGCTAAGGTTGGCTAAGAAGATGAAAGCAAGGAATGTGGAGGCCAGTACTGACTCACAGCTAGTAGTCAAGCAGTACCAAGGGGAGTACGAGGCCAAGGACAATGTAATGGCTCAGTATGTGGCCAAAGTGAAGGGAACAGCCAAGGCTTTCAAGACCTTCAAGCTAGAGTACATCCCCCGTGGGGGAAACAGGAAATCTGATAACCTTAGCAAGCTGGCTTCTGTGGCATTTGACCACCTGGCAAGAGAAGTCAAGGTGGAGGTCCTAACCTCCCCCTCCTTTGGCACAGAAGAGGTAGTTGCGATTGAAAACGCACAGGAGACATGGATGACACCGATTGTAAGATTCCTCAAAGATGGAATACTACCTGAGGGAGATTGGGCAGCCAGGAAGGTAAGAGTCAAAGCTTTGCCATACGAGTTGATTGACGGAGAACTTTACCGAAGGTCATACCTGGGCCCATCCTTGAATTGCGTCGACAGTGAAGAAGCTAAGTATGTGATTAGAGAAATACATGAGGGTATTTGTGGCATGCATTCTGGGCCAAGGACAGTAGTGGCAAAGGCGACGAATGCGGGATTTTATTGGCCTAGAATGTATGAGACAGCATCGGAAGAAATCAAGAGATGTGACAACTGCCAGTTCCATGCATTCATCACGCACCGCCATAAGCACCCCATGATACCCGTGTCAACGTCTTGGCCTTCCAGAAGTGGGCCATTGAAATAA